The Triplophysa rosa linkage group LG25, Trosa_1v2, whole genome shotgun sequence genome window below encodes:
- the LOC130548943 gene encoding GTPase IMAP family member 7-like — translation MARFAGTQEKDLRIVLLGRTGDGKSSTGNTILGEDVFTASNASVSVTSECKSETRERNHCRTITVTDTPGLFNTMLSEEIMKKEILRCMIECAPGPRAFMVVLRVTRITEREQNVLKYLSELFGEETLRYSIIVFTHGDQLDSGKTINDFVEDNRELKRFVEKCGGGCHVIDNKYWKNSQDNYRNNTVQVENIIRSVEDIMRRNGGGFTDEMLQRYIREVEQKPTVLQTLINYTKTQTNCMLNVGSGLLKSFSLNAQ, via the exons ATGGCAAGATTTGCAG GAACACAGGAGAAAGATTTAAGGATTGTGCTGTTGGGGAGAACTGGAGATGGAAAAAGCAGCACCGGGAACACAATACTTGGTGAAGATGTTTTCACTGCCTCTAATGCATCCGTTTCCGTAACTTCTGAATGTAAATCAGAAACCAGAGAGAGAAATCACTGCAGGACAATCACTGTTACCGACACACCTGGACTTTTTAACACCATGCTAAGTGAGGAAAtcatgaaaaaagaaatactgAGATGCATGATTGAATGTGCTCCAGGACCCCGTGCTTTCATGGTTGTTTTAAGAGTTACAAGAATTACAGAACGAGAACAAAATGTACTGAAGTACCTGAGTGAATTGTTTGGAGAAGAAACTCTAAGATATTCAATCATTGTCTTTACTCACGGTGATCAACTTGATTCCGGTAAAACTATTAATGATTTTGTTGAAGATAACAGGGAACTGAAGAGGTTTGTTGAGAAATGTGGAGGTGGCTGTCATGTCATTGATAATAAATACTGGAAGAACAGTCAGGACAACTACAGGAACAACACAGTTCAGGTTGAGAATATAATCAGAAGTGTAGAAGATATTATGAGGAGAAATGGAGGAGGCTTCACTGATGAAATGCTGCAGAGATATATACGGGAGGTAGAGCAAAAACCAACAGTGCTCCAGACTCTTATAAACTATACTAAAACACAAACTAATTGTATGCTTAATGTAGGTTCTGGCCTACTGAAGTCATTCAGTTTGAATGCACAATGA